One window of Biomphalaria glabrata chromosome 6, xgBioGlab47.1, whole genome shotgun sequence genomic DNA carries:
- the LOC106066328 gene encoding nucleoporin Nup37-like, whose product MKNESGATYTIPIPDTVVCIEFSPFEWSCQLLAVGTSSGISVYSCRFSEEDAEITNGIEYKLLREFSSKSYCLAIAWSPQSSLNCVPKNLTFAAASDDRTLKIFSTDMNLKNSQTILKGHKGFVNAITFDPNEGSQLASTGDDLTCRIWSLNSNQPQQETIFHLTSPGVSVCWHADEPFKLMVAQNDGTIKFFSLHNHQLIFSLSCGQGPLLSADWSRHNNLLVGAVSGSEWMVFNISLSSLPIERRQAHNEGAINFQWSRCHELLLATCGRPGHQLKVFNIRHQQLHVNASLKTSYGLSWHLHLPLVAVGGDKAVHIWTIESI is encoded by the exons atgaaaaatgagTCTGGTGCCACTTATACAATACCCATTCCAGACACCGTTGTGTGTATAGAATTCTCACCTTTCGAATGGTCTTGCCAATTGTTGGCAGTCGGCACATCTTCAGGCATTTCTGTTTACTCTTGCAGATTTTCG GAAGAAGATGCAGAGATTACTAATGGCATTGAATATAAACTTTTGAGAGAATTTTCCAGCAAGAGTTATTGTCTGGCGATAGCATGGAGTCCTCAGTCATCTTTGAATTGTGTGCCAAAGAATCTTAC TTTTGCAGCTGCATCCGATGACAGAACTCTGAAAATATTTTCTACAGACATGAATTTGAAAAATTCTCAAACA ATTCTTAAAGGGCACAAAGGATTTGTAAATGCTATCACTTTTGATCCCAATGAGGGCAGTCAGCTTGCTAGTACTGGAGATGATCTAACTTGTCGGATTTGGTCTCTTAATTCTAATCAACCACAACAGGAGACCATCTTTCATTTAACATCTCCTGGTGTGTCCGTTTGTTGGCATGCTGATGAGCCTTTCAAA TTGATGGTGGCACAAAATGATGGAACTAtcaaatttttttctcttcacaATCATCAACTTATATTTAGTTTAAGCTGTGGCCAAGGACCTTTGCTGTCTGCTGACTGGTCAAGGCACAATAACCTGTTAGTAGGTGCTGTGTCTGGCTCTGAGTGGATGGTCTTCAACATATCCTTGTCtag TTTACCAATAGAAAGACGTCAGGCTCACAATGAAGGGGCTATTAACTTTCAGTGGTCTCGATGTCATGAATTATTACTGGCAACCTGTGGTAGACCAGGGCATCAATTAAAAGTATTCAACATAAGACACCAGCAA CTTCATGTGAATGCCAGCTTGAAAACATCCTATGGGTTATCTTGGCACCTCCATCTCCCACTTGTAGCTGTTGGTGGGGACAAGGCTGTACACATTTGGACCATTGAATCTATTTAA